GATCCGCCGGACTCGGGGCGCCGTCCGGGCCAGCCAGCGGACGAGGTCGAGATCCCGGCGGGCGTCGTCCGGCCGGTCAACCCCGGTGACGATGAGGGTGTCGATGGGGCCACGAACGGGGCGATACGAGCGATCGGCGACCAGGCGGAGCCCGGGCCAGGCGCAGACCGTGGGTACCGGGGACACCACCTCCACCGCGTAGCCCTGATCGGAGGCGCCCGCCTCGGCGAGGCGCTCGTTCACCGCATAGAAGATGTCGAGGACCCCACCGACCTCGACCACTTCCGCGCACGGCATCGCGAGCATGACGACGCGCCGAGAAGCCATGGCCGCCTCCTTCCCCGGGCGCTGCCCGGGTGCTCTCTTGTCTCACCGGCCTGCACCTGGCAGCAATGACAATTAGCCCAGGAATCTTGCCAAGGGTACCGCCGGGGCGCCCCGGCATCCCGCTGTGCGTATTCCAGGACCGGTTGCACCGGCATGGCCGCTGCACGACTATGGGGCATGGACCGGCCCGAGACACGCTTCGCATGGAACGGCGACGTCTCGCTCGCCTACCAGGTCTGCGGAGAGGGTTCAACTGACCTCGTCTATCTCCAGGGCTACTGCTCCAACGTCGACGTGAACTGGGAGAGTGCCGCGCTCTCCCGCTTCTTGCGTGGTCTGGCAAGGTACACCCGCCTGATCGTGACCGACCGCCGCGGCTGGGGCTGCTCCGAGCGGTTCACGCCGGGGTCCGTGCCAGACATCGACAACCTGACGGACGACGTCCTCGCGGTGCTCAAGGCGACGCGGTCGGAGCGCGCGTCGATCATGGCCACGTACGAATCCACGATCGTGGCGTCACTCTTCGCGGCCACGTATCCCGAGCGCACGAGATCACTCATCCTCATCGACCCGCAGGTCACCTACCTCCCGACCGAGGAGACGCCCTGGATGCCTTCGCGGGCGCGCTGGCAGGAGCAGATCCAGGCCGTGCGCGACACCTGGGGCACGCTGGACTGGTGGGACGCCCCCGCCGGGCCGGAGCGCGAGTGGTTCGCCCGCTACGCTCGGGGCTCGGTCACGCCCGGCGGGCTGGCGGCCGAGCTCACGAGCTACCTGCACACGGACATCCGCGCCGTACTTTCTACGATTCAGGTTCCCACCCTCGTGCTCGTCGACAGCGATCGTTTCTACGAGGTGCTCCCCGAGACCGGGCACTTCGTCGCCCGCAAGATCCCGGGCGCCCGCGTCATCGAGCATTCGAGCCGCGGTGGGCCGCACTTCCACTGGTACGCGCGGGGCGAGCCGATCGTTGCCGAGGTGCGACGATTCCTCGCCGAGATCGGTGAGGAGGAGGCGTCGTTCGACCGCATCCTCGCGACCATCCTCTTCACCGACATCGTCGAGTCGACGCGGCGCGCCGCCGAGCTCGGCGACCGGCGCTGGCGCGACGTGGTGCTGCGGCACCACTCGACGGTGCGAGGGCTGCTCGCCCGCTATCGGGGGAACGAGATTGACACGGCGGGCGACGGCTTTTTCGCCTCGTTCGACGGGCCCGCCCGCGCCGTCCGCTGTGCCATGGCGATTGCCGACGCGGTGCGGCCGCTCGGGATCGAAGTGCGCGCCGGGCTCCATACCGGTGAGGTGGAGCGAATAGGGGTCAAGCTCGGAGGGCTCGCCGTCAACATCGGCGCTCGCGTGGCGGCCCTGGCCCATCCGTCGGAGGTACTCGTATCCCAGACCGTACGGGACCTCATGTTCGGATCCGGCCTGACCTTCGCCGACCGTGGCTCGCACGAGCTCAAGGGCGTGCCCGGTGTGTGGGGTTTGTACGCGGCCCGGAAGGAAGGTGGCGGGCCCGACCCGCTCGCCTCGCCGGCGTGATGTTTGGGTTCCTGCACGAGGGCCGTCATCCCTCCTCGGTGGTGCGGCTTGGACCGCGGAGGCCAATGACGCTTTGCTGCACTTCGTTCTCCGGGAGCGCCCGCATCGGAATCGGAATCCAGACTTCCCGACTGAAGTTGTACTCGTACACCGCGCCGTTCGCCGTCAAGCCATAGAGCACAGCACCCTTTGCCGTCACTGCGGTTATGATCTGGACGAAGCTCACCGTCTCGATCGTCATCCCTGCCTCCTCTTGGTCTTGGACCGGTCACTCCCGGGCCACTTCGGGCACTTCGGCATCCTTCGCTCCTCTCCGCCGAGCACCGGCAGCACAGCGCATGCGGACGGAATGCGGTCGCATTCCATCCAGTCTTCCGGCCGCCGCGCAGGTGCGTGACCAGTCAGGCCACGCC
The sequence above is drawn from the Candidatus Methylomirabilota bacterium genome and encodes:
- a CDS encoding adenylate/guanylate cyclase domain-containing protein, with the translated sequence MDRPETRFAWNGDVSLAYQVCGEGSTDLVYLQGYCSNVDVNWESAALSRFLRGLARYTRLIVTDRRGWGCSERFTPGSVPDIDNLTDDVLAVLKATRSERASIMATYESTIVASLFAATYPERTRSLILIDPQVTYLPTEETPWMPSRARWQEQIQAVRDTWGTLDWWDAPAGPEREWFARYARGSVTPGGLAAELTSYLHTDIRAVLSTIQVPTLVLVDSDRFYEVLPETGHFVARKIPGARVIEHSSRGGPHFHWYARGEPIVAEVRRFLAEIGEEEASFDRILATILFTDIVESTRRAAELGDRRWRDVVLRHHSTVRGLLARYRGNEIDTAGDGFFASFDGPARAVRCAMAIADAVRPLGIEVRAGLHTGEVERIGVKLGGLAVNIGARVAALAHPSEVLVSQTVRDLMFGSGLTFADRGSHELKGVPGVWGLYAARKEGGGPDPLASPA